One window of the Streptomyces sp. ITFR-21 genome contains the following:
- a CDS encoding MarR family winged helix-turn-helix transcriptional regulator, with protein sequence MRWLTEDEQASWRAFLHATTLLDDHLDRQLQRDAGIPHMYYALLSTLSETPGRRMRMTELAEQTKITRSRLSHAVTRLEGNGWLRRESCPTDRRGQVCVLTDAGYEELVRTAPGHVTAVRTAIFDRLTAEQTARLGEISRIIAEGLHQPEDADLPWLR encoded by the coding sequence ATGCGATGGCTGACTGAAGACGAGCAGGCGTCGTGGCGTGCGTTCCTGCACGCCACGACGCTGCTTGACGACCACCTCGACCGTCAGCTGCAACGCGACGCGGGCATTCCTCACATGTATTACGCACTGCTCAGCACACTGTCTGAGACGCCGGGACGCCGGATGAGGATGACCGAACTCGCCGAGCAGACCAAGATCACCCGTTCACGCCTCTCGCACGCCGTCACCCGTCTGGAGGGCAACGGCTGGCTGCGCCGGGAGAGCTGCCCGACCGACCGGCGCGGCCAGGTGTGCGTGCTGACCGACGCGGGTTACGAGGAACTGGTGCGTACCGCGCCCGGCCACGTGACGGCGGTACGGACGGCGATCTTCGACCGGCTCACGGCCGAGCAGACCGCGCGGCTCGGTGAGATCTCCCGGATCATCGCCGAGGGCCTGCACCAGCCGGAGGACGCGGACCTGCCGTGGCTGCGCTGA
- a CDS encoding MFS transporter codes for MARSSQDSSTDPSGPEGGPHTPRPPGAAAPAHRWWVLCVVALAQLMVVLDATIVNIALPSAQQALGFSNGNRQWIVTAYALAFGSLLLLGGRLADLIGRKRTFLIGLIGFAVASAIGGGAPSFEVLVAARALQGTFGALLAPAALSLLTTTFSDPKERAKAFGIYGAIAGAGGAFGLLLGGLLTEYLDWRWCLYVNLLFALIAFAGGSRFLSSGVSPDRPALDIPGTVVVSGGLFCIVFGFSNAQRHGWSAPSTWGFLAAGGVLLAAFVWWQGRAEHPLLPLRVVADRDRGASYLAMFISGAGMFGVFLFLTYYLQRTLLYSPVKTGVAFLPMVVVIMITSVVTTNMLVPRIGAKPIVPTGMLFSGGAMAWLTSLDASSTYGAHVLPPLLLMGLGLGMIFATGMNLATAGVKNYDAGVASAMVNTSQQVGGSIGTSLLNTLATSAAARYLVGRRPTAAVAGKAQLHSYMVAYWWSAAFFAAGAVITLLLYRRGVPRSLSSDPNAEPASAPV; via the coding sequence ATGGCCCGTAGCAGCCAGGACAGCTCCACGGACCCGTCCGGCCCTGAGGGCGGACCACACACACCCCGCCCCCCGGGCGCCGCCGCCCCAGCCCACCGGTGGTGGGTCCTGTGCGTGGTCGCACTCGCCCAGCTGATGGTCGTACTGGACGCGACCATCGTGAACATCGCACTGCCGTCCGCCCAGCAGGCCCTCGGCTTCTCCAACGGCAACCGGCAGTGGATCGTCACCGCCTACGCCCTCGCGTTCGGCTCGCTGCTGCTGCTGGGCGGCCGGCTGGCCGACCTGATCGGCCGCAAGCGGACCTTCCTGATCGGCCTGATCGGCTTCGCGGTGGCCTCCGCCATCGGCGGCGGGGCGCCCAGTTTCGAGGTCCTGGTGGCCGCCCGGGCCCTGCAGGGCACGTTCGGCGCGCTCCTGGCCCCGGCCGCGCTGTCGTTGCTGACGACGACGTTCAGCGACCCCAAGGAGCGCGCGAAGGCGTTTGGCATCTACGGCGCCATCGCGGGCGCCGGCGGCGCGTTCGGGCTGCTGCTCGGCGGGCTGCTCACCGAATACCTCGACTGGCGCTGGTGTCTGTACGTCAACCTGCTCTTCGCGCTCATCGCCTTCGCGGGTGGTTCGCGCTTTCTCAGCTCCGGCGTGTCGCCGGACCGGCCGGCCCTGGACATCCCCGGCACGGTCGTCGTCTCCGGCGGCCTGTTCTGTATCGTCTTCGGCTTCTCCAACGCCCAGCGCCACGGCTGGAGCGCCCCCAGCACCTGGGGCTTCCTGGCGGCCGGCGGTGTCCTGCTCGCCGCGTTCGTCTGGTGGCAGGGGCGCGCCGAGCATCCTTTGCTGCCGCTGCGGGTGGTGGCCGACCGCGACCGTGGTGCGTCGTATCTTGCGATGTTCATCTCGGGCGCCGGCATGTTCGGTGTGTTTCTCTTCTTGACCTACTACCTGCAGCGCACCTTGCTGTACTCACCGGTGAAGACCGGCGTCGCCTTCCTGCCGATGGTCGTCGTCATCATGATCACATCGGTGGTCACGACTAACATGCTCGTACCGCGTATCGGCGCGAAACCGATCGTGCCCACCGGCATGCTGTTCTCCGGCGGCGCGATGGCCTGGCTGACCTCCCTGGACGCCAGCAGCACCTACGGCGCCCACGTACTGCCACCCCTGCTCCTTATGGGCCTGGGCCTCGGCATGATCTTCGCCACCGGTATGAACCTCGCCACGGCCGGCGTGAAGAACTACGACGCCGGTGTGGCCTCCGCAATGGTGAACACCTCGCAGCAGGTCGGCGGCTCCATCGGAACGTCGCTGCTCAACACCCTGGCAACCAGCGCCGCCGCCCGCTACCTGGTCGGCAGGCGCCCCACTGCCGCGGTCGCCGGCAAGGCGCAGCTGCACAGCTACATGGTCGCCTACTGGTGGTCCGCGGCGTTCTTCGCCGCCGGCGCCGTGATCACCCTGCTGCTGTACCGCCGCGGTGTGCCGAGAAGCCTGTCCAGCGACCCCAACGCCGAGCCGGCCTCCGCTCCCGTGTGA
- a CDS encoding FMN reductase, with protein sequence MTNKLVAVTAGLSRPSSTRLLADRLTEAVRRQAHTADLDVQVVELRELAAEIAQNMVTGFPGPRLRDAIGTVTGADGLIAVTPVFTGSYSGLFKSFFDVIDNRALTGTPVLIAATGGSARHSLVLEHAMRPLFAYLRSIVIPTAVYAAAEDWGAGGDGALDSRIDRAAAELAALIEARPAVVRGSAPEEAVVPFEQQLAALATEE encoded by the coding sequence ATGACGAATAAGCTCGTGGCGGTCACCGCCGGGCTCAGCCGCCCGTCCTCGACGCGGCTGCTCGCCGACCGGCTGACCGAAGCCGTCCGGCGGCAGGCGCACACCGCCGACCTCGACGTACAAGTGGTCGAACTGCGGGAACTCGCCGCCGAGATCGCCCAGAACATGGTCACCGGCTTCCCCGGCCCCAGGCTGCGCGACGCCATCGGGACGGTGACCGGCGCCGACGGCCTGATCGCCGTCACCCCGGTCTTCACCGGCTCCTACAGCGGCCTGTTCAAGTCGTTCTTCGACGTCATCGACAACCGGGCGCTGACCGGCACCCCGGTGCTGATCGCGGCGACCGGCGGTTCCGCCCGGCACTCGCTGGTGCTGGAGCACGCGATGCGTCCGCTCTTCGCCTACCTGCGGTCGATCGTCATACCGACGGCCGTGTACGCGGCCGCCGAGGACTGGGGCGCAGGTGGCGACGGAGCCCTCGACAGCCGTATCGACCGCGCGGCGGCCGAACTGGCCGCCCTCATCGAAGCCCGCCCCGCCGTGGTACGCGGGTCGGCGCCGGAGGAGGCCGTCGTCCCCTTCGAGCAGCAGCTCGCGGCCCTGGCCACGGAAGAGTGA
- a CDS encoding helix-turn-helix domain-containing protein gives MPHPTDSTIGERVREIRKRRGLSQRELATESGVSLSLIRKLEQGERDDTRVETARALAVALHVPTSVLLGAAREAPGATPAVLDRWARVRAALDAPELGPVDDAPTVAGVQAAAAAAVPLAASDRLDQLATVLPALLRDAAAVAGEEDGRRVQADLLQLVGWLLTQTRQFDAADTALTRALAATGGELDAAAAVSTRCWLLLRRGRIADAAALAEQWADRIEPRMSRATPGELGAWGWLLLRGAAAADRDARSDDAQQLLRLAGSAAAAVGDRPLPGGFLRAYDARTVQLKEAEHAMITDRPDRVLHLSSEISWEGMRPTSNNLNRNRLDQASAHVRLRQYDAAVNLLETAWQAAPQWLPHQQYARDILGRVIERRRTLSPRMRLLADATGLPL, from the coding sequence ATGCCTCATCCCACCGACAGCACCATCGGTGAACGGGTGCGGGAAATCCGCAAACGACGGGGTCTGAGCCAGCGCGAACTGGCCACCGAGTCCGGCGTGTCGCTGTCGCTGATCAGGAAGCTTGAGCAGGGCGAGCGGGACGACACCCGAGTGGAGACCGCCCGCGCCCTGGCCGTAGCCCTGCACGTCCCCACCAGCGTTCTCCTCGGCGCCGCCCGCGAAGCTCCCGGCGCAACGCCCGCGGTACTGGACCGGTGGGCGCGGGTCCGCGCTGCCCTTGACGCGCCCGAGCTGGGGCCTGTGGACGACGCTCCAACGGTCGCCGGAGTCCAGGCCGCGGCAGCCGCGGCCGTACCACTGGCCGCCTCCGACCGCCTCGACCAGCTCGCCACCGTACTGCCCGCGCTGCTGCGCGACGCCGCAGCCGTCGCAGGCGAGGAAGACGGCCGCCGGGTGCAGGCCGACCTGCTGCAACTGGTCGGCTGGCTGCTTACCCAGACCCGGCAGTTCGACGCGGCCGACACCGCCCTCACCCGCGCCCTGGCCGCCACCGGCGGAGAACTCGACGCCGCCGCCGCGGTGAGCACACGCTGCTGGCTGCTGCTGCGCCGCGGGCGTATCGCGGACGCCGCCGCCCTGGCCGAGCAGTGGGCGGACCGGATAGAGCCCCGCATGTCCCGGGCCACCCCCGGCGAACTCGGCGCGTGGGGCTGGCTGCTGCTGCGCGGCGCGGCGGCAGCAGACCGCGATGCCCGCTCCGACGACGCGCAGCAGCTGCTGCGGCTGGCCGGCTCAGCCGCCGCCGCGGTGGGCGACCGCCCTCTTCCGGGCGGGTTCCTGCGGGCCTACGACGCCCGGACCGTGCAGCTCAAAGAGGCCGAGCACGCCATGATCACCGACCGGCCCGACCGCGTCCTGCACCTGTCCTCGGAGATCTCCTGGGAAGGGATGCGCCCGACGAGCAACAACCTCAACCGCAACCGCCTGGACCAGGCGTCGGCGCACGTGCGGCTGCGGCAGTACGACGCGGCTGTGAACCTTCTGGAGACGGCGTGGCAGGCCGCCCCGCAGTGGCTGCCGCACCAGCAGTACGCCCGCGACATCCTCGGACGGGTGATCGAGCGGCGCCGCACCCTGTCCCCGCGGATGCGGCTGCTTGCCGACGCCACAGGGCTTCCGCTGTAG
- a CDS encoding TetR/AcrR family transcriptional regulator has translation MTTLDTDTAVRPRTARLRADATRNRERIVSAARQAIVEFGPDVPLDEVARRAGVGNATLYRHFADRSELIRQVALSVMARTAQRAEDALAEEPDAFSALHRFVFEAAEERIGALCPMVSDAFNCQDPQVAEQVERLDRSITAIMDRAQCAGQLRGDIAVGDLMVALTQLTRPLPGTGCVGFDRFAHRHLQLFLDGLRAPAQSELVGTAATLEDLQGCNK, from the coding sequence GTGACCACGCTGGACACCGACACCGCCGTCAGGCCCCGCACGGCACGGCTGCGCGCGGACGCCACCCGCAACCGCGAGCGGATCGTCAGCGCCGCCCGCCAGGCGATCGTGGAATTCGGCCCCGACGTGCCGCTTGACGAAGTGGCCCGCCGGGCGGGCGTCGGCAACGCCACCCTCTACCGCCACTTCGCCGACCGGAGCGAACTGATCCGCCAGGTCGCCCTCTCGGTGATGGCCCGCACCGCCCAGCGTGCGGAAGACGCCCTCGCCGAGGAACCCGACGCCTTCTCCGCACTCCACCGATTCGTCTTCGAAGCGGCCGAGGAACGGATCGGCGCCCTGTGCCCCATGGTCTCCGACGCCTTCAACTGCCAGGACCCCCAGGTCGCCGAGCAGGTCGAGCGCCTGGACCGGTCGATCACCGCGATCATGGACCGGGCCCAGTGCGCCGGCCAGCTCCGCGGCGACATAGCCGTCGGAGACCTGATGGTCGCACTGACGCAGCTCACCCGGCCGCTCCCGGGCACCGGCTGCGTCGGCTTCGACCGCTTCGCCCACCGGCACCTCCAACTCTTCCTCGACGGACTGCGCGCGCCGGCGCAATCCGAGCTCGTGGGGACCGCGGCGACCCTGGAGGATCTGCAAGGCTGCAACAAATAG
- a CDS encoding LLM class flavin-dependent oxidoreductase → MQFGIFTVGDVTADPTTGRTPSEHERIKAMVAIALKAEEVGLDVFATGEHHNPPFVPSSPTTMLGHIAARTDHLILSTSTTLITTNDPVKIAEDFAMLQHLADGRVDLMMGRGNTGPVYPWFGKDIRQGIPLAVENYALLHKLWREDAVNWAGKFRTPLQSFTSTPRPLDDVPPFVWHGSIRSPEIAEQAAYYGDGFFANNIFWPNEHFKRLIGLYRDRYAHYGHGTPEQAIVGLGGQVFMRKNSQDAVREFRPYFDNAPVYGHGPSLEEFTEQTPLTVGSPQEVIDKTLGFRETFGDYQRQLFLMDHAGLPLKTVLEQLDILGEEVVPVLREEFAKGRPADVPDGPTHQALVARRDAQAAALLKAQA, encoded by the coding sequence ATGCAGTTCGGAATCTTCACAGTCGGCGACGTCACCGCGGACCCGACCACGGGACGGACACCGAGCGAGCATGAGCGGATCAAGGCGATGGTCGCCATCGCACTCAAGGCCGAAGAGGTCGGCCTCGACGTCTTCGCGACCGGCGAGCACCACAATCCGCCCTTCGTACCGTCGTCTCCCACGACGATGCTCGGACACATCGCCGCGCGCACCGATCATCTGATCCTCTCCACCTCGACCACCCTCATCACCACGAACGACCCGGTGAAGATCGCCGAGGACTTCGCGATGCTGCAGCACCTGGCCGACGGACGCGTCGATCTGATGATGGGACGCGGCAACACCGGCCCGGTCTACCCGTGGTTCGGCAAGGACATCCGCCAGGGCATCCCACTGGCCGTCGAGAACTACGCGCTGCTCCACAAGCTGTGGCGCGAGGACGCGGTCAACTGGGCGGGCAAGTTCCGCACACCCCTGCAGTCCTTCACCTCCACGCCGCGCCCCCTCGACGACGTGCCCCCGTTCGTCTGGCACGGCTCGATCCGCAGCCCCGAGATCGCCGAACAGGCCGCCTACTACGGCGACGGCTTCTTCGCCAACAACATCTTCTGGCCCAACGAGCACTTCAAGCGCCTCATCGGCCTTTACCGCGACCGCTACGCCCACTACGGCCACGGCACGCCCGAACAGGCGATCGTGGGCCTGGGCGGGCAGGTGTTCATGCGCAAGAACTCCCAGGACGCCGTCCGCGAGTTCCGCCCCTACTTCGACAACGCCCCCGTCTACGGCCACGGCCCGTCGCTGGAGGAGTTCACCGAGCAGACCCCGCTCACCGTCGGCTCGCCCCAGGAGGTCATCGACAAGACGCTGGGCTTCCGCGAGACCTTCGGCGACTACCAGCGGCAGCTGTTCCTCATGGACCACGCCGGCCTGCCGCTGAAGACGGTCCTGGAACAGCTCGACATCCTCGGTGAGGAGGTCGTACCCGTGCTGCGCGAGGAGTTCGCCAAGGGACGCCCCGCGGACGTCCCCGACGGCCCCACCCACCAGGCCCTCGTCGCCCGCCGCGACGCCCAGGCCGCCGCACTCCTTAAGGCGCAGGCATGA
- a CDS encoding ABC transporter ATP-binding protein translates to MTANGTAAAYGAPQVVAALEAAGVRRHTTGQVILDDVSWTVRSGEHWALLGANGAGKTTVLRLIGALMHPTTGTVEVLGHRLGHVDMRELRVRIGLVSSAQKVPQDAAAHTVVLTGHTGTVQPLWRRYDSEVRDRAHALLDELEIKELADRPYGVCSGGQRARILLARALMADPSLLLLDEPFNALDLPSREDLIDAMHRLAVTRTGLATVTVTHHLEELSPAVGHVMLLKEGRVLTAGPVADVLTGDRMTECFGRPIEVSRHEGRWLARSGRR, encoded by the coding sequence ATGACAGCCAACGGGACAGCCGCCGCGTACGGCGCGCCGCAGGTCGTCGCGGCGCTCGAGGCGGCCGGCGTACGGCGTCACACTACCGGCCAGGTCATCCTCGACGACGTCAGCTGGACGGTTCGCTCCGGAGAGCACTGGGCGCTGCTCGGCGCCAACGGCGCCGGTAAGACGACCGTACTTCGGCTCATCGGCGCGCTGATGCACCCCACCACCGGCACGGTCGAGGTGCTCGGCCACCGCCTGGGTCACGTCGACATGCGCGAACTGCGCGTCCGCATCGGCCTGGTGTCCTCCGCACAGAAGGTCCCGCAGGACGCCGCCGCACATACGGTCGTACTGACCGGTCATACCGGCACCGTGCAACCGCTGTGGCGGAGGTACGACTCCGAGGTACGGGACCGGGCCCACGCGCTGCTCGACGAGTTGGAGATCAAGGAACTGGCCGACCGCCCCTACGGCGTGTGCTCCGGGGGCCAGCGGGCCCGGATCCTGCTCGCGCGGGCCCTGATGGCCGATCCGTCGCTCTTGCTGCTCGACGAACCGTTCAACGCCCTCGACCTTCCGTCGCGTGAAGATCTGATCGACGCCATGCACCGCCTCGCGGTCACCCGTACGGGGCTGGCCACCGTCACCGTCACCCATCACCTGGAGGAGCTGTCACCCGCGGTCGGCCACGTCATGCTGCTCAAGGAGGGCCGGGTGCTCACCGCCGGGCCGGTGGCCGACGTCCTGACCGGCGATCGTATGACCGAATGCTTCGGCAGGCCCATCGAGGTCAGCCGGCACGAGGGCCGCTGGCTGGCCCGGTCCGGCCGCCGATGA